In Lachnospiraceae bacterium, one DNA window encodes the following:
- a CDS encoding serine/threonine protein kinase — MQAVGSGRTGTVWKAVHQGLNEYRAIKCVPKTHKDYEGFRKEALILKELRHPGIPLVYDMEEDSHYFYLIEEYLEGNSLYDLIKDQGPFQERDAVRYGRQICSLVEYLHHSCDKPILHLDLQPKNLMLWKDTMQLIDFDHAGEADSASLQKERYGTAGCAAPELYTTDQSLDQRTDIYAIGAVLHFMLYGTLNAGAGTDCRAEVSKPLQNVIRKCMEPDREKRYASAKELEQALEGSVWSGRMVSAHKKAVSSLNIVITGSTPGAGVTHLAFGLCTILTKMGIKVLYEEKNQTGALRRMAEKEGVTRMDHFGIYHIRGCQMKPWYGPAIRLEEKTDVQVIIKDFGTDWEDAARELKEEKHFLAAVISENLWEYGNAKRMLEIMKISGNNKEIPVFFIWRHRHRKKGADMTLGCSPVLFCTPEYADPFHPGSEGAGFLTSLFNCIQEHCIQKTAKDRMGAKRRFPWSIQHRLWG; from the coding sequence ATACAAGCAGTGGGATCGGGACGCACAGGAACGGTATGGAAAGCAGTCCACCAGGGATTAAATGAATACCGGGCGATCAAATGTGTACCGAAGACTCATAAGGACTACGAAGGATTCCGAAAAGAGGCTCTGATCTTAAAGGAGCTGCGGCATCCGGGGATCCCACTGGTTTATGACATGGAAGAGGACAGCCATTACTTTTATCTTATTGAGGAATATCTTGAAGGCAATTCTCTGTATGACCTGATAAAAGATCAGGGACCATTTCAGGAAAGAGATGCAGTCCGTTATGGAAGGCAGATCTGTTCATTAGTTGAATATTTACATCATTCTTGTGATAAACCCATATTACATTTAGACTTACAACCGAAAAATCTGATGCTTTGGAAAGATACCATGCAGTTGATCGATTTTGATCATGCAGGGGAAGCGGACAGTGCCAGTTTACAAAAAGAACGGTATGGGACCGCAGGCTGTGCAGCGCCTGAGCTATATACTACAGACCAGTCTTTAGACCAGAGAACGGACATTTATGCCATTGGTGCCGTCCTTCACTTTATGCTCTATGGAACCCTGAATGCAGGGGCTGGAACAGACTGCAGAGCAGAGGTATCAAAACCACTCCAGAATGTCATCAGAAAATGCATGGAACCGGACCGGGAAAAGCGGTATGCTTCGGCAAAAGAACTGGAGCAGGCACTGGAAGGTTCTGTGTGGTCCGGGCGTATGGTAAGCGCCCACAAAAAAGCGGTATCATCTCTGAATATTGTGATAACAGGCAGTACACCAGGTGCAGGAGTCACCCATCTGGCTTTTGGACTGTGCACCATCCTTACAAAAATGGGGATAAAAGTCCTTTATGAAGAGAAAAACCAGACAGGTGCATTAAGGAGGATGGCAGAAAAAGAAGGTGTGACACGTATGGACCATTTTGGGATTTACCATATCAGAGGCTGCCAGATGAAGCCATGGTATGGACCGGCCATAAGACTGGAGGAAAAAACAGATGTCCAGGTGATCATAAAAGATTTTGGAACAGACTGGGAAGATGCAGCGCGGGAGTTAAAAGAGGAGAAACATTTTCTGGCAGCAGTGATAAGCGAAAACCTGTGGGAGTACGGGAATGCAAAAAGAATGCTGGAGATCATGAAAATATCCGGAAATAATAAGGAAATACCAGTGTTTTTTATCTGGCGCCACAGGCACAGGAAAAAAGGAGCAGATATGACACTTGGCTGTAGTCCGGTCCTCTTTTGCACACCGGAATATGCAGACCCCTTTCATCCAGGATCGGAAGGTGCCGGTTTTCTAACCTCTCTTTTTAACTGTATACAGGAGCATTGTATACAAAAAACAGCAAAAGATAGGATGGGGGCAAAAAGGAGGTTTCCATGGAGCATACAGCACAGGTTATGGGGATAG
- a CDS encoding IS1634 family transposase — protein sequence MAYYLRKENKKKGTYLQMYESHWDKEKKQPRSKSVMAFGYVHELISDEIPDPVAYYTDFVAEKNKECAAAFTEETRPRAFVAPVEYNLGQFLLYTLLEELNVKEVIDILAAQMRFQFRIYDMIAQLIFSRIIYPCSKSKTVSSVFPHLYNSSPISEDQVYDGLSFIGGSYKKYIELFNHCYEQHYQRDFSNVFFDCTNYYFEIDLPYEDKQKGPSKENRHDPIIGQALLLDADLVPVAMQMYPGNESEKPYIRKVIEEMKSRYKVSGKTVQVADKGLNCARNIYAAVKEANDGYIFSKSIHGRNLSEKEKKWLLLENEQNIWKDYRDKDGNLLYRLKSCVDSFSYQFKEIDPETGRDVVKTFSVKEKRIVSYNPALAKKQKAEIQKMADKAANYATYKAMTREDLGDSAKYLKITNKDKNGKKITPVIGIDKEKVNEDLKYAGYNLMVTSELDMEPLQIYQTYHSLWKIEESFRITKSYLDARPIYVHKKETIYGHFLICYLSLFLLRVLEIKVFKNQINSYDLIDFIRDFRVVNKGDGSYINISRNQTVNEKVKKATGLTNLDALFLTEKEINNLFQNCILLDS from the coding sequence ATGGCATACTATTTAAGAAAAGAGAACAAGAAAAAAGGTACCTATTTGCAGATGTATGAATCTCACTGGGATAAAGAAAAGAAACAGCCGCGTTCAAAAAGTGTCATGGCTTTTGGCTATGTGCACGAGCTCATCTCTGATGAGATCCCCGATCCTGTCGCTTACTACACAGACTTTGTTGCAGAAAAAAACAAAGAATGTGCCGCCGCATTCACAGAGGAAACTCGTCCCCGTGCCTTTGTTGCCCCTGTGGAATATAACCTGGGACAATTTCTTCTGTATACGCTTTTAGAAGAACTCAACGTCAAGGAAGTAATAGACATCCTGGCTGCTCAAATGCGCTTTCAGTTCCGCATATATGATATGATTGCACAGCTTATTTTTTCCAGGATCATCTATCCATGCTCAAAATCCAAAACGGTTTCTTCCGTTTTCCCTCATCTTTACAACAGTTCTCCCATCTCGGAAGATCAAGTTTACGATGGATTATCCTTTATTGGTGGATCTTATAAAAAATATATTGAACTTTTTAACCATTGCTATGAGCAGCATTATCAGAGAGATTTCAGCAATGTTTTTTTCGACTGTACGAATTACTATTTTGAGATTGACCTTCCCTATGAAGATAAACAGAAAGGGCCTTCCAAAGAAAACCGACATGACCCTATTATCGGGCAAGCACTTCTCCTGGATGCAGATCTAGTGCCGGTTGCTATGCAGATGTACCCTGGTAATGAATCTGAAAAGCCGTATATCCGAAAAGTCATCGAAGAAATGAAAAGCCGCTATAAAGTTTCCGGGAAAACAGTACAGGTCGCTGATAAAGGCCTCAACTGCGCCAGAAATATTTATGCTGCCGTGAAAGAAGCCAATGATGGATATATTTTTTCCAAATCCATACACGGCAGAAATTTAAGTGAAAAAGAAAAGAAATGGCTCTTATTGGAAAATGAGCAAAATATATGGAAAGACTACAGGGATAAAGACGGGAATCTCTTATACCGCCTCAAGTCCTGCGTAGATAGCTTTTCCTATCAATTCAAGGAAATTGATCCTGAAACGGGCAGGGATGTGGTAAAAACTTTTTCAGTAAAAGAAAAAAGAATCGTATCTTATAATCCGGCACTGGCTAAAAAACAAAAGGCGGAGATCCAGAAAATGGCGGACAAAGCTGCCAACTATGCTACTTACAAAGCAATGACAAGAGAGGATCTGGGAGATTCTGCAAAATATTTAAAGATTACCAACAAAGATAAGAACGGGAAAAAGATAACTCCTGTGATAGGAATTGATAAAGAGAAGGTTAATGAGGATCTGAAGTATGCAGGATACAACCTTATGGTCACCTCAGAGTTGGATATGGAACCGCTCCAAATCTATCAGACCTACCACAGCTTATGGAAGATTGAAGAATCCTTCCGGATCACAAAGTCTTATCTGGATGCACGCCCGATTTACGTGCACAAAAAAGAAACAATCTATGGGCATTTTTTAATCTGCTACCTTAGCTTGTTTCTTTTAAGAGTGCTTGAGATTAAAGTTTTTAAAAATCAGATTAATTCTTATGATCTGATTGATTTCATACGGGACTTCCGGGTTGTCAATAAAGGAGATGGCTCTTATATTAATATTTCTCGAAACCAGACAGTAAACGAAAAAGTCAAAAAAGCTACTGGCCTGACGAATCTTGATGCTTTGTTTCTCACTGAAAAAGAAATCAACAATCTTTTTCAGAACTGTATCCTCCTGGACTCCTGA
- a CDS encoding adaptor protein MecA produces MKIERINDNQIRCTLTSLDLSSRGINLTELAYGSEKARNLFHEMIQQAAKEVGFEAEDIPLMVEAIPLSSESIMFIVTKVEDTEELDTRFSKFSPFAEAESENLLSQLADEFLEGAGDLEKLLGQNGPAGLKSDMDTAAEIPGTDEAKAPQIQLRTFRFDSLDQVSEAAKAAGNSCDDIHNALYKKPSTRQYYLVLNNADCNELDFSRVCNVLAEYAAKLPNEYAKEAYYKEHYEVMIGEKALQKLKNL; encoded by the coding sequence ATGAAAATAGAACGAATCAATGACAATCAGATACGCTGCACCCTGACAAGCTTAGATCTAAGCTCACGGGGAATCAATCTGACGGAACTGGCTTATGGCTCTGAAAAGGCCAGAAACCTGTTTCATGAAATGATCCAGCAGGCGGCGAAAGAAGTAGGGTTTGAGGCGGAAGATATTCCGTTAATGGTAGAAGCCATTCCGTTGTCTTCCGAAAGCATTATGTTTATTGTAACAAAGGTAGAAGATACGGAAGAGTTAGATACCCGCTTCTCCAAATTTTCACCTTTTGCGGAAGCAGAATCGGAAAATCTTCTATCCCAGCTGGCAGATGAATTTCTGGAAGGCGCCGGGGATCTGGAAAAACTTCTGGGGCAAAATGGACCTGCTGGCCTGAAATCGGATATGGATACAGCTGCTGAAATTCCTGGAACAGACGAGGCAAAAGCTCCCCAGATCCAGCTGCGCACCTTCCGTTTTGACAGCTTAGACCAGGTCAGTGAAGCTGCAAAAGCAGCCGGAAACAGTTGTGACGATATTCACAACGCCCTTTATAAGAAGCCATCCACACGTCAGTATTATCTGGTATTAAATAATGCAGACTGCAATGAACTGGATTTCTCCAGAGTCTGCAATGTGCTGGCTGAATATGCAGCCAAGCTGCCAAATGAATATGCTAAGGAAGCCTATTACAAAGAACATTATGAGGTAATGATCGGTGAAAAAGCCTTGCAGAAACTGAAAAATCTGTAA
- a CDS encoding GntR family transcriptional regulator, producing the protein MNAQGRRKGETAREYAYRMIREQIISLGLKPGEAFNDMEFAAKIGVSRTPVREAVIQLSEESRIIEIFPQRGMRIALIDVELVEEARFLRVLLEKQIAGMCCEMATEEDIKWLQEKVGLQEFYMENSHPEMMMQLDDEMHRKLFMICHRELTYGMCQKLAIHYDRIRSLSVNTVKDHTVIEDHKKIIRFIAAHEKENAMAQMEKHLSRWQLNEGKFRQEFPDYFK; encoded by the coding sequence ATGAACGCACAGGGAAGAAGAAAGGGAGAAACAGCCAGAGAATACGCATACCGGATGATAAGAGAGCAGATTATTTCTCTTGGGTTAAAGCCGGGAGAAGCCTTTAATGATATGGAATTTGCGGCTAAGATCGGTGTCAGCCGGACTCCTGTGCGGGAAGCGGTGATCCAGTTAAGCGAAGAGTCACGTATTATAGAAATATTCCCCCAACGTGGTATGCGCATTGCCCTGATCGATGTGGAACTGGTAGAAGAAGCCCGTTTCCTGCGTGTGCTCTTAGAGAAGCAGATAGCAGGAATGTGTTGTGAAATGGCAACAGAAGAAGACATAAAATGGCTGCAGGAAAAGGTAGGATTACAGGAATTTTATATGGAAAATTCACATCCGGAAATGATGATGCAGTTAGATGATGAGATGCACAGGAAACTGTTTATGATCTGTCACAGGGAACTGACTTATGGTATGTGCCAGAAGCTGGCGATCCATTATGACCGCATCCGCAGCCTTTCTGTGAATACTGTAAAAGACCATACGGTTATTGAAGACCACAAAAAGATCATCAGGTTTATTGCCGCCCATGAAAAAGAAAATGCCATGGCACAGATGGAAAAACATCTGAGCCGGTGGCAATTAAATGAAGGGAAATTCCGTCAGGAATTTCCGGATTATTTTAAATAA
- the uxuA gene encoding mannonate dehydratase: protein MEMTLRWFGEGVDSVSLEQIRQIPGVKGVITTLYDIPAGEEWPMERILQMKEQVEAKGLKVMGIESVNIHDAIKVGTPDREKYIANYITTLERLGKADIHVVCYNFMPVFDWTRSDLAKVRPDGATVLAYDQKEIDKIDPENMFESMGEKSNGFELPGWEPERMARIKELFEMYKDVDEEKLFNNLVYFLKAIQPVCEKYDIRMAIHPDDPAWPVFGLSRIITDKEHLLKLMKAVDAPFNGVTLCTGSLGSNPENDIPDIIRSLKGRIHFAHVRNLQYNGYRDFQEAAHLSADGSMDMYEIMKALYDIGFDGIIRPDHGRAIWGEVSMPGYGLYDRALGACYLNGLWEAIVKQNGNVNQK from the coding sequence ATGGAAATGACACTGCGTTGGTTTGGCGAGGGCGTTGACTCTGTTTCTCTGGAGCAGATCCGTCAGATTCCCGGAGTAAAGGGTGTTATCACTACATTATATGACATTCCTGCAGGAGAAGAATGGCCTATGGAGCGTATTCTTCAGATGAAGGAGCAGGTAGAGGCAAAAGGCCTTAAGGTAATGGGTATTGAAAGCGTAAATATCCACGATGCTATCAAAGTAGGAACACCGGACCGCGAAAAATACATTGCTAATTATATTACCACATTGGAGCGTCTGGGAAAGGCAGATATTCATGTAGTCTGCTACAATTTCATGCCAGTATTTGACTGGACCCGTTCTGATCTGGCAAAGGTACGCCCAGATGGTGCTACTGTTTTAGCATACGATCAGAAAGAGATCGACAAGATTGATCCGGAAAATATGTTTGAGTCTATGGGCGAGAAGTCCAATGGATTTGAGCTTCCAGGCTGGGAGCCGGAGCGTATGGCAAGAATTAAAGAGCTGTTTGAAATGTACAAGGACGTAGATGAAGAAAAATTATTTAACAATCTGGTATATTTCTTAAAAGCCATTCAGCCTGTATGTGAAAAATACGATATCCGCATGGCAATCCATCCAGACGATCCGGCATGGCCTGTTTTCGGTCTTTCCCGTATTATTACTGATAAAGAACACCTTTTAAAGCTGATGAAGGCAGTGGATGCACCATTTAACGGGGTAACACTCTGCACCGGTTCTTTAGGTAGCAATCCGGAAAATGATATCCCGGACATTATCCGTTCCTTAAAAGGCCGTATTCATTTTGCACATGTGCGCAATTTGCAGTATAATGGTTACAGGGATTTCCAGGAAGCAGCCCATCTGTCCGCTGACGGCAGCATGGATATGTATGAGATCATGAAGGCACTGTATGATATCGGCTTTGACGGCATTATCCGTCCAGACCACGGAAGAGCGATCTGGGGTGAGGTTTCTATGCCGGGATATGGTCTGTATGACCGTGCGCTGGGTGCATGTTATCTCAATGGCCTCTGGGAAGCGATTGTAAAGCAGAATGGAAATGTAAACCAGAAATAA
- a CDS encoding DUF1858 domain-containing protein: protein MKIDKTMLIGELVHMDELIPQMLMAAGMHCLGCPSSQAESLEEACMVHGIDCDDLVSKMNEILADR from the coding sequence ATGAAGATCGATAAGACAATGCTGATCGGTGAGCTGGTTCACATGGATGAACTGATCCCTCAGATGCTGATGGCAGCAGGAATGCACTGCCTTGGATGCCCATCTTCCCAGGCTGAGTCTCTGGAAGAAGCATGCATGGTTCATGGAATCGACTGCGATGATCTGGTTTCCAAGATGAATGAGATCCTGGCTGACAGATAA
- a CDS encoding 4Fe-4S binding protein, with protein MAYVITDGCVSCGTCAGECPVGAISEGDGKYVIDADSCIDCGTCAAACPTGAIEG; from the coding sequence ATGGCATATGTAATTACTGATGGTTGTGTAAGCTGCGGAACTTGTGCTGGCGAATGTCCAGTAGGCGCAATCTCTGAAGGAGATGGCAAGTACGTTATCGACGCTGATTCCTGCATCGATTGCGGAACCTGCGCTGCTGCTTGTCCAACTGGCGCTATCGAAGGCTAA
- a CDS encoding gamma-glutamyl-gamma-aminobutyrate hydrolase family protein: protein MTPKKPIIGITPSHNTENNDTSLRSTYPKAIATAGGLAILLPLECSNEDIKQFMDVCDGFLFTGGPDINPFLFGEDTHLKCGNISAARDHLEFRLLSAAMNAKKPVFGICRGIQVLNVGLGGSLYQDISSQTERDFPIAHQQPFYYNIPCHRVNVTENTLLHSICHGRNQISVNSCHHQSIHIPAPGLIASAVAPDGIIEAVEKPDYPNFFLGVQWHPEYLWDRDEAAMGLFQAFVDACK, encoded by the coding sequence ATGACACCCAAAAAGCCAATTATCGGCATCACACCCTCACACAACACAGAAAACAATGATACCAGCCTCCGTTCTACTTACCCAAAGGCTATTGCCACTGCAGGAGGACTTGCCATCCTGCTTCCATTGGAATGCAGTAATGAGGATATTAAGCAGTTTATGGACGTTTGTGACGGCTTTCTCTTTACAGGCGGACCAGACATTAATCCATTTCTCTTTGGGGAAGATACTCATCTAAAATGTGGAAATATATCTGCTGCCAGAGATCATCTGGAATTTCGTCTTCTCTCAGCTGCCATGAACGCCAAAAAGCCTGTTTTCGGCATCTGCCGCGGTATTCAGGTGTTAAATGTAGGCCTTGGCGGAAGCCTGTATCAGGATATCTCTTCCCAGACAGAACGGGATTTTCCCATCGCCCACCAACAGCCATTTTACTATAATATCCCCTGTCACCGTGTTAATGTTACAGAGAATACTCTGCTTCATTCTATCTGCCATGGCAGGAATCAGATTTCCGTAAACAGCTGCCATCACCAGAGTATACATATTCCGGCACCGGGATTGATAGCTTCTGCCGTTGCTCCAGATGGGATCATCGAGGCTGTTGAAAAGCCTGATTACCCAAATTTCTTCCTGGGCGTGCAGTGGCATCCGGAATATCTCTGGGACAGAGATGAGGCTGCTATGGGACTGTTTCAGGCCTTTGTGGATGCTTGTAAATAA
- a CDS encoding ribokinase produces MKILNFGSLNIDYVYNVDHFVQKGETISSSQMNIFSGGKGLNQSVALGRAGAKVFHAGRIGKDGEFLVEQLKEAGVNTDLVVVDEDCSTGHAIIQNDAEGDNCILLYGGANQRITKEQIDAALEQFDAGDYLVLQNEISNLPYLMEKAAEKQMKIVLNPSPMDEKIKALPLDKVTLFFVNEIEAAQILGQKELESTEKAVGAFRAMFPQAAVVLTLGFQGSVYIDKDQVIPQKCYKVKAVDTTAAGDTFTGFFVSAISKGKSPKEALDLASRASAIAVSRPGAAPSVPTLDEVENWEFAE; encoded by the coding sequence ATGAAAATATTAAACTTTGGTTCATTAAACATCGACTATGTATACAACGTAGACCATTTTGTCCAGAAAGGCGAGACTATCTCATCCAGCCAGATGAATATTTTCAGCGGCGGAAAAGGTTTAAACCAGTCTGTTGCCTTGGGACGCGCCGGGGCAAAAGTTTTTCACGCAGGACGGATCGGAAAAGATGGAGAATTTCTGGTAGAGCAGTTAAAAGAAGCAGGTGTAAACACAGATCTGGTAGTCGTAGACGAAGATTGTTCCACAGGCCATGCCATTATCCAGAATGATGCAGAGGGAGATAACTGTATTCTTCTCTATGGCGGAGCCAACCAGAGGATAACAAAAGAACAGATTGACGCTGCATTAGAACAGTTCGATGCAGGAGATTATTTAGTCTTACAGAACGAGATCAGTAATCTGCCTTATCTGATGGAAAAAGCAGCAGAAAAACAGATGAAGATCGTGTTAAATCCGTCCCCAATGGATGAAAAAATAAAAGCGCTCCCTTTGGACAAGGTAACGCTGTTCTTTGTAAATGAGATCGAAGCAGCCCAGATCTTAGGGCAGAAAGAACTGGAGAGTACAGAAAAGGCTGTGGGAGCTTTCAGGGCTATGTTCCCACAGGCTGCAGTCGTCCTTACTTTAGGTTTCCAGGGCTCTGTTTATATTGATAAAGACCAGGTGATCCCACAAAAGTGCTACAAAGTAAAAGCCGTAGATACCACAGCTGCAGGCGATACTTTTACTGGTTTCTTCGTATCCGCCATCAGCAAGGGCAAAAGCCCAAAAGAGGCACTGGACCTGGCATCAAGAGCGTCTGCAATTGCAGTGTCAAGACCAGGGGCAGCGCCCTCTGTACCGACTTTGGATGAAGTTGAGAACTGGGAATTTGCGGAGTAA
- a CDS encoding metallophosphoesterase: MKLLHISDLHYRMQYKSSNKAFAYDSIFPNMVPPMQQLDICLQKMGEKEREQLSAVLISGDMTEYGTQEDYKQLHTEIEKRFPDIPIIVTPGNHDERQTFQKGWLGWETVKDEPYCYIRRLGSVSILSMDNSYPGSADGKIGWYQCDWLKKALESEKGQAILLMTHHHLLPRQAEFPACEVTEGFNEILRRSSISMILCGHTHQLYRGFYENIPYRTAMSLSFVGEDQEQRVCMRGSCGYSLYEFDNNNGILIRERHEALGTQEILGYVKF, encoded by the coding sequence GTGAAACTGTTGCATATTTCGGATCTGCATTACCGGATGCAATATAAAAGCAGCAATAAGGCTTTTGCCTATGATTCTATTTTCCCAAATATGGTTCCGCCAATGCAGCAGTTAGATATCTGCCTTCAGAAAATGGGGGAGAAAGAACGGGAACAGCTTTCAGCAGTCCTGATCTCCGGGGATATGACAGAATATGGTACGCAGGAGGATTATAAGCAGCTGCACACAGAAATAGAAAAGCGTTTTCCAGATATTCCCATTATTGTTACACCAGGAAACCACGATGAGCGCCAGACCTTTCAGAAAGGCTGGCTTGGCTGGGAGACAGTAAAAGATGAACCCTATTGCTACATCCGGCGTCTGGGCTCTGTAAGTATTCTTTCAATGGATAATTCATATCCGGGAAGCGCAGACGGAAAAATTGGCTGGTATCAATGTGACTGGCTGAAAAAAGCTTTAGAAAGTGAAAAAGGGCAGGCGATCCTGCTTATGACCCATCATCACCTGCTGCCTCGGCAGGCAGAATTTCCGGCATGTGAAGTAACAGAAGGATTTAATGAAATTTTACGAAGGTCGTCCATATCCATGATCCTTTGTGGCCATACTCATCAGTTATATCGTGGTTTTTATGAAAATATCCCTTACAGGACGGCTATGAGTCTGTCTTTTGTGGGAGAAGACCAGGAGCAGAGAGTATGTATGCGGGGATCCTGCGGATACAGCCTTTATGAATTTGATAATAATAATGGGATATTGATCAGAGAACGTCACGAGGCCCTGGGAACACAGGAAATTCTGGGATACGTGAAGTTTTAG
- a CDS encoding phosphatase, with the protein MKLKVDSHTHTLASAHAYSTILENAQAAAKQDLELLCITDHAPALPDSPDRFHFMNYNVLDRELFGVQMLYGVELNILDREGNIDLPEDLLKRQDIVIASYHTVCTPAGSKAENTRAYLKAMENPYVQIIGHPEDGYIPVDFEELVLAAKENKVLLEVNNNSLKNAYFRLNTRENLMEILGLCEKHGVEISTGTDAHFATAVGYFDKVTDLLEEIHFPEELIANTDADKFLRLIHRKGGCR; encoded by the coding sequence ATGAAGTTGAAAGTTGACTCACATACACATACACTGGCCAGTGCCCATGCATACAGCACGATCCTGGAAAATGCACAGGCAGCAGCGAAGCAGGATCTGGAACTGCTTTGTATTACAGATCATGCTCCTGCTCTGCCAGATTCTCCGGACCGGTTCCATTTTATGAACTATAATGTTCTGGACCGTGAACTTTTTGGGGTGCAGATGCTTTATGGGGTAGAACTGAATATCCTGGACCGCGAAGGCAATATTGATCTTCCAGAGGACCTTTTAAAAAGACAGGACATAGTGATCGCAAGTTATCATACCGTGTGTACACCGGCAGGAAGTAAGGCAGAAAATACCCGGGCTTACCTGAAAGCTATGGAAAATCCCTATGTACAGATCATTGGTCATCCGGAAGACGGATATATTCCAGTAGATTTTGAAGAGCTTGTCCTGGCTGCAAAAGAAAACAAAGTACTGTTAGAGGTTAATAATAATTCTCTTAAAAATGCATATTTCCGGCTGAATACCAGGGAAAATCTCATGGAGATCTTAGGTCTGTGTGAGAAACATGGTGTGGAAATATCCACTGGAACGGATGCTCATTTTGCGACAGCAGTGGGATACTTTGATAAAGTGACAGACCTTTTAGAAGAGATCCATTTCCCAGAAGAGCTGATCGCTAATACAGATGCAGATAAATTTTTGCGTTTGATCCACAGAAAAGGGGGATGCAGGTGA
- a CDS encoding ABC transporter permease has product MTINATYIATVLNSMIRMTSPILLAALTAAICNKVKVFNIGMEGTMMAGAFFSIVANYYTHSIFLAVLAGAASGLVISAINAICIIRFKASATVVGMAMNTLMTGATTYLLYVIFGVRGVFTDSSLLPLPRINLPIIKDIPFIGKVLANLTPIDYFAILLAVGMHIFLYKTVMGYRLRAIGINQKAARSLGTKVERDQFLTVALSGILCGLGGCVLSMGSVTLFIQNITAGRGYMAMAACNMGGANPLGVLFASFFFGACQAIGNAMQNTSLKTQVTASIPYVATIVALMVFYVFRKSAVRRQKELKG; this is encoded by the coding sequence ATGACAATTAATGCTACCTATATTGCTACTGTGTTAAATTCCATGATCCGTATGACATCTCCTATTTTGCTGGCTGCTTTAACGGCTGCGATCTGCAATAAGGTAAAAGTATTCAATATCGGCATGGAAGGCACCATGATGGCCGGAGCATTTTTCAGTATTGTTGCCAACTATTATACACACAGTATTTTTCTTGCTGTTTTGGCAGGTGCTGCCAGTGGTCTTGTTATTTCTGCTATTAATGCCATTTGCATTATCCGTTTTAAGGCGTCAGCAACAGTAGTAGGAATGGCAATGAATACGCTGATGACAGGTGCGACTACCTATCTTCTGTATGTGATCTTTGGAGTCAGAGGAGTATTTACAGACAGCAGTCTGCTGCCGCTTCCACGTATCAATCTTCCGATCATCAAAGATATTCCGTTTATTGGAAAAGTTCTGGCAAATCTGACACCTATCGATTATTTTGCTATTTTACTGGCTGTGGGAATGCATATTTTTCTCTATAAAACAGTTATGGGCTATCGTTTAAGAGCTATTGGCATCAACCAGAAGGCGGCCCGCAGCCTTGGAACCAAAGTAGAGCGGGATCAGTTCCTCACAGTGGCGCTTTCTGGGATCCTTTGCGGTCTGGGAGGATGCGTATTATCTATGGGAAGTGTAACGCTTTTTATCCAAAATATTACAGCCGGCCGCGGATATATGGCTATGGCAGCCTGCAATATGGGCGGAGCAAATCCGTTAGGAGTTCTTTTTGCCAGCTTTTTCTTTGGGGCATGTCAGGCAATTGGAAATGCAATGCAGAATACATCCTTAAAAACACAGGTAACAGCTTCCATCCCTTATGTTGCTACCATTGTTGCATTGATGGTATTTTATGTTTTCCGAAAAAGCGCAGTACGGCGTCAGAAAGAATTGAAAGGTTAA